A window of Bacteroidota bacterium contains these coding sequences:
- the rny gene encoding ribonuclease Y, protein MMNIIIIICVGVACLVVGILLANTMLKKALEAKSQQVLKDAEAEGEVMKKEKMLQAKEKFLQLKAEHEKSINEKNNQIQVAENRIKQKEQAASQKMEELQRKQNEANALKENLTVQLEVVTKKQADLDKSHKRQVEQLEVIAGLSKEDARNQLVEALKAEAKTQAMAHIKDIAEEAKLTASKEAKKIVIQTIQRVATEHAVENSVSIFNIESDEMKGRIIGREGRNIRALEAATGIEIIVDDTPEAIILSGFDPVRREIARLSLHALVTDGRIHPARIEEVVEKTKKQIEEEIIEIGKRTTIDLGIHGLAPELIRMVGRMKYRSSYGQNLLQHSREVANLCAIMATELGLNVKLAKRAGLLHDIGKVPDDSPEVPHAILGMKLAEKHKEHPDVINAIGAHHDEIEMTSLISPIVQVCDAISGSRPGARREIAESYIKRLKDLEALALGYPGVLKTYAIQAGRELRVLVESEKISDKEAETLSFDISQKIQTEMTYPGQVKITVIRETRAVNYAK, encoded by the coding sequence ATGATGAATATTATTATTATTATTTGTGTTGGTGTGGCTTGCCTGGTTGTTGGGATTTTACTGGCCAATACAATGTTAAAAAAAGCACTGGAGGCGAAAAGCCAGCAGGTGTTGAAAGACGCTGAAGCGGAAGGAGAAGTGATGAAAAAAGAAAAAATGCTTCAAGCAAAAGAAAAGTTTTTACAATTAAAAGCAGAACACGAAAAATCCATCAACGAAAAAAACAATCAAATTCAAGTTGCTGAAAACCGCATCAAACAAAAGGAACAAGCCGCTTCACAAAAAATGGAAGAGCTTCAGCGCAAGCAAAATGAAGCAAATGCCCTGAAAGAGAACCTTACTGTGCAATTGGAAGTAGTTACTAAAAAGCAGGCTGACCTAGATAAATCGCACAAGCGACAAGTTGAACAGCTGGAAGTTATTGCTGGATTAAGTAAAGAAGATGCCCGCAATCAATTGGTGGAAGCATTAAAAGCTGAAGCCAAAACCCAAGCCATGGCACACATCAAAGACATTGCCGAAGAAGCCAAGTTAACCGCCAGTAAAGAAGCGAAGAAGATTGTTATTCAAACTATTCAACGCGTAGCTACCGAGCATGCAGTTGAAAATTCGGTTTCCATTTTTAACATCGAAAGCGATGAAATGAAAGGTAGAATTATTGGTCGTGAAGGCCGTAATATCCGTGCCTTGGAAGCTGCTACCGGCATCGAAATTATTGTAGACGACACTCCTGAAGCAATTATCCTTTCGGGATTTGATCCGGTGCGTCGCGAAATTGCTCGATTGAGTTTACATGCGCTCGTTACCGATGGTCGTATACATCCCGCGCGTATCGAAGAAGTGGTAGAAAAAACCAAAAAACAAATTGAAGAAGAAATTATTGAAATTGGTAAGCGAACAACTATTGATTTAGGAATACATGGCTTAGCTCCCGAATTAATTCGCATGGTGGGGCGTATGAAATACCGCTCTTCTTACGGTCAAAATTTATTGCAACACTCCCGCGAAGTGGCTAACCTTTGTGCCATCATGGCAACAGAACTTGGACTGAATGTGAAACTAGCCAAACGTGCCGGATTATTGCACGATATTGGGAAAGTGCCTGACGATTCACCCGAAGTTCCACATGCTATTTTGGGTATGAAGCTAGCCGAAAAACACAAAGAACATCCCGATGTTATTAATGCCATTGGCGCCCATCACGATGAAATTGAAATGACCAGTTTAATTTCTCCCATTGTGCAAGTATGCGATGCTATAAGTGGTTCACGTCCGGGCGCACGCCGCGAAATTGCTGAAAGCTATATTAAACGCTTAAAAGATTTGGAAGCCCTTGCATTGGGTTATCCGGGAGTATTAAAAACGTATGCTATTCAAGCGGGGCGTGAATTACGTGTGTTGGTTGAAAGCGAAAAAATTTCCGACAAAGAAGCTGAAACACTTTCTTTTGATATTTCTCAAAAAATTCAAACTGAAATGACCTACCCGGGACAGGTTAAAATTACCGTTATCCGCGAAACGCGAGCTGTTAATTATGCGAAATAA
- a CDS encoding ABC transporter permease yields MLSNLAKRDFLIRYKQAYIGIVWALFKPLISILIFGYISSKINNSENAATNFVYVASAMLLWQLFSNVFNDVSNSILGNANLFSKVYFPKIIIPLSSILVCLVDFAISLIILIVLFVIAGQTVQWQIIFAPLFVLLTLINGFGIGLYFATINVKYRDVKFIVPVIIQFGMYVSPVIFSTHYYLDRLPSYLHLLFCLNPMVGAIDGFKYCLFGGDAIYNMNYFILSIVVSFLFLGIGIKYFFKFERSFVDYI; encoded by the coding sequence TTGCTCAGTAACTTGGCGAAACGCGATTTTTTAATTCGATACAAACAAGCCTATATTGGAATAGTGTGGGCTTTGTTTAAACCGCTAATCAGTATTCTAATTTTCGGATACATTTCGAGCAAGATTAACAACAGTGAAAATGCTGCAACAAATTTTGTATATGTAGCTTCGGCTATGCTTTTGTGGCAATTGTTTTCGAATGTGTTTAACGATGTAAGTAATTCCATTTTAGGAAATGCCAACCTCTTTTCAAAAGTGTATTTTCCTAAAATTATTATTCCGCTCAGCAGCATTTTGGTATGTTTGGTGGATTTTGCGATTTCGCTAATAATTTTGATTGTGCTATTTGTTATAGCCGGACAAACGGTGCAGTGGCAAATCATCTTCGCACCCCTATTTGTATTACTCACACTTATAAATGGCTTTGGCATTGGTTTATACTTTGCCACCATCAATGTCAAATACCGTGATGTAAAATTTATTGTTCCGGTTATAATTCAATTCGGAATGTATGTGAGTCCGGTTATTTTTTCGACACATTATTATTTAGATCGACTTCCCTCCTATTTGCATCTGCTATTTTGCCTGAATCCAATGGTGGGTGCTATTGATGGATTTAAATATTGTTTGTTTGGTGGTGATGCCATTTACAATATGAATTATTTTATTTTGTCGATTGTTGTTTCATTTTTGTTTTTAGGAATTGGAATAAAGTATTTCTTTAAATTTGAACGCAGCTTCGTTGACTACATCTAA
- a CDS encoding ABC transporter ATP-binding protein, which translates to MIKVENLSKRYLLNKSLAPKSDTLYGTLGAQLRNFKNLTRKKKTEEFWALRDVSFDIKEGDRVGIIGRNGAGKSTLLKILSRITPPTSGRIELFGRVASLLEVGTGFHGDLSGRENIYLNGSILGMTKTEINKKFDEIIAFAEIEKFLDTPVKRYSSGMYVRLAFAVAAHLEPDILIVDEVLAVGDAEFQKKCLGKMKDVSDSGRTILFVSHQMEAIQKLCNRSILLHKGSLIKSGETNEVVKYYLDSAASGASTFDIPLPENFESLNGYATQAIIEDTSGNKISEIPIGRGWQVRVLFTLNKDLPAFVIGIGIVTMMDLAFRTTWSEAKSSSKGKYEAVFVFDDIMLASGNYKILIGLSQHEVTFHYVDNLVNIVISDVSDLINDKRIVNSKSGLILNQSKVEISKL; encoded by the coding sequence ATCATAAAAGTAGAAAACTTAAGCAAGCGTTATTTGCTTAATAAAAGTCTTGCTCCCAAGAGTGATACGCTATATGGCACACTTGGCGCTCAATTAAGAAATTTTAAAAACTTAACACGGAAAAAAAAAACAGAGGAATTTTGGGCACTCCGAGATGTTAGCTTCGACATAAAGGAAGGCGACAGAGTTGGAATTATAGGCAGAAACGGCGCCGGTAAATCAACCTTATTAAAAATACTCTCGCGCATCACTCCTCCAACATCAGGCCGTATTGAATTATTTGGACGTGTTGCTTCCTTATTGGAAGTAGGAACAGGATTTCATGGCGATTTATCAGGCCGTGAAAACATCTATTTAAATGGTTCCATTTTAGGGATGACCAAAACGGAAATCAATAAAAAATTTGATGAAATAATTGCTTTCGCAGAAATTGAAAAATTTTTAGATACTCCTGTAAAGCGCTATAGCAGCGGAATGTACGTGCGACTTGCGTTTGCGGTGGCAGCCCACTTGGAACCCGACATCTTAATTGTGGACGAAGTGCTGGCTGTTGGAGATGCTGAATTTCAGAAAAAATGCCTAGGTAAAATGAAAGATGTTTCCGACAGCGGTCGCACTATTTTGTTTGTGAGCCACCAAATGGAAGCCATTCAGAAGCTTTGTAACAGAAGTATCCTATTGCATAAAGGTAGTCTGATAAAGAGCGGAGAAACCAACGAAGTAGTAAAATATTACCTCGATTCGGCAGCCAGCGGGGCATCTACGTTTGACATTCCCTTACCCGAAAATTTTGAATCGCTTAATGGGTATGCAACACAAGCTATAATAGAAGATACTTCCGGAAATAAAATAAGCGAAATTCCAATTGGGAGAGGTTGGCAAGTGCGCGTTTTATTTACCTTGAACAAAGATTTACCGGCATTTGTGATTGGCATTGGAATAGTTACGATGATGGATCTTGCATTTCGCACCACTTGGAGTGAGGCAAAAAGCAGCAGCAAAGGAAAGTATGAGGCGGTATTTGTTTTCGACGACATTATGCTTGCTTCCGGAAATTACAAAATTTTGATAGGGCTTTCGCAGCATGAAGTTACATTTCATTATGTCGACAATTTGGTAAACATTGTAATCTCGGATGTATCAGATTTGATAAATGATAAACGAATAGTAAATTCGAAGAGTGGATTAATACTAAATCAATCGAAAGTAGAAATTAGTAAACTGTAA
- a CDS encoding glycosyltransferase family 2 protein: protein MDGYLQETCAALSMESVSVIIPTYNRSSQLIRAIKSVLAQSYPVHEILICDDGSTDDSHNKVTALKNEKISWLDCGKNGRPAIPRNIGILKSSGNWIAFLDDDDEWLPHKIESQLKCINESGLKASCTNAFKIKSKDSAPELFLELVDSNLSFDVLKKTNYVICSSALVHKSLLDKIGGFPEGVELTALEDYALWLKVATLSDFCYLASPLLNYYDAPQQSIRKKGLSHWEQRIKVFSNFLTWLKSENHTRFISEANQELTVAKKQHFRNRLKTFFGAK, encoded by the coding sequence TTGGATGGATATCTACAAGAAACATGTGCTGCGCTAAGCATGGAATCAGTATCGGTAATTATTCCCACCTATAACAGAAGTTCTCAATTAATAAGGGCAATAAAAAGTGTGCTCGCACAAAGCTATCCGGTACATGAAATATTGATTTGTGATGATGGATCAACCGATGACTCACACAATAAAGTAACCGCTTTAAAAAACGAAAAAATTAGTTGGTTGGATTGCGGAAAAAACGGCAGACCGGCAATTCCACGCAATATAGGAATTTTAAAAAGTAGTGGGAATTGGATTGCATTCCTGGATGATGATGATGAATGGCTTCCTCATAAAATCGAATCACAACTTAAGTGTATAAACGAATCCGGTTTAAAAGCTTCCTGCACCAATGCATTTAAAATAAAATCAAAAGATAGCGCACCTGAGCTGTTTCTTGAACTTGTCGATTCCAATCTTTCTTTTGATGTATTAAAAAAAACTAACTACGTTATCTGTAGCAGTGCATTGGTTCATAAATCGCTATTGGACAAAATTGGAGGCTTTCCCGAAGGAGTTGAATTAACTGCCTTGGAGGATTACGCTTTATGGTTGAAGGTTGCTACACTTTCCGATTTTTGCTACCTCGCTTCACCGCTGTTAAATTATTACGATGCGCCGCAACAAAGCATTCGAAAAAAAGGGCTTTCGCATTGGGAACAAAGAATAAAAGTTTTTAGTAATTTTCTTACTTGGCTCAAAAGTGAAAACCATACTCGCTTTATTTCTGAGGCAAATCAAGAATTGACCGTAGCTAAAAAACAGCATTTTCGCAATCGCCTTAAAACATTTTTTGGAGCAAAATAA
- a CDS encoding glycosyltransferase family 4 protein, which produces MKILHTVEFYYPSLGGMQEVVKQLSERLVMLGHEVTVATKFLPERKEKIIHGVHIAEFDISGNFANGMQGEIEKYQDFLLHSNFDVITNFAAQQWATDLALPLLDKLKAKKVFVPTGFSGLFNPLFSDYFERMKSWMKNYDKNVFLSDNYRDINFARENKIENCTLIANGAAADEFDIKPDVNFRKQMGIPEDAFLVLHVGSYTGVKGHREAVEIFLRAGIAKSYLLLVGDKNKNFEFKLWRKLSWMALWPYLLGGKSKIKITELSRGLTVQAYLAADLFIFPSNIECSPIVLFECMAAKTPFITTDVGNAAEIITWSNAGKLMPTAFTSEGNSKAKLDESAQLLFQLAADKLQLEQMKNAGYHAWKENFSWEIITQKYLHLYQSLLASF; this is translated from the coding sequence ATGAAAATTTTACACACAGTGGAGTTTTATTATCCTTCCTTAGGAGGAATGCAGGAAGTGGTGAAACAACTTTCTGAACGACTCGTTATGCTTGGGCATGAAGTAACTGTGGCCACCAAATTTTTACCCGAACGAAAAGAAAAAATAATTCATGGTGTGCACATTGCCGAATTTGACATTTCCGGAAATTTCGCAAACGGAATGCAGGGCGAAATTGAAAAATACCAGGACTTTTTACTTCACTCCAACTTTGATGTAATAACAAATTTTGCAGCGCAACAATGGGCCACCGATTTAGCATTGCCTTTACTGGATAAACTAAAAGCAAAAAAAGTTTTTGTCCCTACCGGTTTCTCGGGGCTATTTAATCCGCTATTCTCTGACTATTTTGAGCGCATGAAAAGCTGGATGAAAAATTACGACAAGAATGTTTTTTTATCGGACAATTACCGGGATATTAATTTTGCTCGGGAGAACAAAATTGAAAATTGTACGCTTATTGCGAACGGCGCTGCAGCAGATGAATTTGATATTAAGCCGGATGTTAATTTCAGGAAGCAAATGGGTATTCCCGAAGATGCATTTTTGGTTTTACATGTGGGTTCTTATACAGGTGTGAAAGGACACAGGGAAGCAGTAGAAATATTTTTAAGAGCAGGTATAGCAAAATCCTATTTATTATTGGTTGGTGATAAAAACAAAAATTTTGAATTCAAACTTTGGCGTAAGTTGAGTTGGATGGCTTTATGGCCCTATTTACTTGGCGGTAAAAGCAAAATTAAAATTACTGAATTATCGAGAGGCTTGACTGTTCAAGCTTATTTAGCAGCTGATTTATTTATCTTTCCTTCAAACATTGAATGTTCACCCATTGTGCTGTTTGAATGCATGGCAGCTAAAACACCATTCATTACAACTGATGTAGGCAATGCAGCCGAAATTATTACCTGGAGTAATGCCGGAAAATTAATGCCAACAGCTTTTACTTCCGAAGGAAACAGTAAGGCAAAATTGGATGAATCGGCTCAGTTGCTTTTTCAACTTGCAGCTGATAAATTACAACTTGAGCAAATGAAAAATGCAGGATATCATGCGTGGAAAGAGAACTTTAGCTGGGAAATAATTACTCAAAAGTACCTTCATTTATATCAATCCTTGCTTGCATCGTTTTAA
- a CDS encoding alpha-1,2-fucosyltransferase, producing MILVKLMGGLGNQMFQYAAGKAVARRCGTELMVDLSFLEQLNSEAYTKRNYELHVLKCTAGIADNKSIRNFEKWEEAGVNKTLSRVFPFLKSHKIFREPHFQYTSSIETLKDNTLLIGYWQSEKYFKTIANEIRNDFELSSTLEGENKKIAHQIQQSIAVSIHIRRGDYVTNAAAAKHHPVCSMEYYQKAITHIQSKISNPVFFIFSDDETWARNNLKIAASHFFIHHNSGEKSCFDLKLMSLCKHNIIANSSFSWWGAWLNQYPDKICIRPSKWFNDPAIDTRDLCPDNWIAL from the coding sequence ATGATACTTGTAAAATTAATGGGTGGTTTAGGCAATCAAATGTTTCAATATGCGGCCGGTAAGGCTGTAGCCAGACGTTGTGGCACGGAGCTGATGGTAGATCTTTCATTCTTAGAGCAATTAAATTCAGAAGCCTATACCAAACGTAATTATGAATTGCATGTTTTAAAATGCACTGCAGGTATTGCAGATAATAAAAGCATCCGCAATTTTGAAAAATGGGAAGAAGCCGGAGTAAACAAAACACTTTCCAGGGTATTTCCATTTTTGAAAAGCCACAAAATTTTTCGAGAGCCTCATTTTCAGTACACTTCATCGATTGAAACACTAAAAGATAATACATTGCTAATTGGTTATTGGCAAAGCGAAAAATATTTTAAAACTATCGCAAACGAAATTCGAAATGATTTTGAATTAAGTTCAACATTAGAAGGTGAGAACAAAAAAATTGCACATCAAATACAGCAATCAATCGCTGTGAGTATCCATATTCGCAGAGGCGATTATGTTACAAATGCTGCAGCCGCGAAACATCATCCGGTGTGTAGCATGGAGTATTATCAAAAAGCGATCACTCACATTCAATCAAAAATTTCAAATCCTGTTTTCTTCATTTTTTCGGACGATGAAACATGGGCGCGTAACAATTTAAAAATAGCAGCATCCCATTTTTTTATTCATCACAACAGCGGTGAAAAAAGTTGTTTTGATTTGAAATTAATGAGCTTGTGTAAACACAATATCATTGCCAACAGCAGTTTTAGTTGGTGGGGAGCTTGGCTGAATCAATATCCAGATAAAATTTGTATTCGACCATCAAAATGGTTCAACGACCCTGCAATTGACACGCGTGACCTTTGTCCTGATAATTGGATTGCCTTATGA